The sequence below is a genomic window from Mycobacterium sp. ITM-2016-00316.
CGTCGACGAGCTCGCCGATCTGATGATGACGGCTCCGCGCGAAGTCGAGGAGTCGATCGTGCGGATCACCCAGAAGGCCCGCGCCGCGGGCATCCACCTGGTGCTGGCCACCCAGCGACCGTCGGTCGATGTCGTCACGGGTCTGATCAAGACGAATGTGCCCTCGCGGCTGGCGTTCGCCACCTCGTCGCTGACCGATTCGCGCGTCATCCTGGACCAGCCCGGTGCCGAGAAGCTCATCGGTATGGGCGACGGGCTGTTCCTGCCGATGGGTGCGAACAAGCCACAGCGCATGCAGGGCGCGTTCATCACCGACGAGGAGATCCAGGCCGTCGTCGAGGCCACCAAGGCGCAGGCCGAACCCGAGTTCGTCGAGGGTGTCACCAAGGCCAAGCCGACCGGTGAGCGCACCGATGTGGATCCCGATATCGGCGATGACATGGATGTCTTCCTGCAGGCCGTCGAACTGGTGGTGTCCAGCCAGTTCGGGTCCACCTCGATGCTGCAGCGCAAGCTGCGGGTCGGCTTCGCCAAGGCGGGCCGGCTGATGGACCTGATGGAGACCCGCCAGATCGTCGGGCCGTCGGAGGGTTCCAAGGCGCGTGAGGTGCTGGTGAAGCCCGACGAGCTGGCGGGCACCCTGGCGCTCATCCGCGGCGGGGCGGACGCCAACGACGCCGACGACGAGGACGACTTCTAGAGGTTGAGCATCATCCGGGTGTTGCCGAGGGTATTGGGCTTGACGTAGGACAGGTCCAGGAACTCGGCAACACCGGTGTCATAGGACCGGCGCATCTCTTCGAAGACCTCGGCGCTGACCGGCGTTCCGTCGATTTCGGTGAAGCCGTGCCTGCCGAAGAACTCGGTCTCGAAGGTGAGCACGAAGATCCGGCTCAGGTGCAGATCCCGTGCGACCTTGAGCAGCTGGTCCACCACGCGGTAACCGACCCCGTGTCCGCGCACCTTCGGGTCGACCGCGACGGTGCGCACCTCGCCGAGATCCGCCCACAACACGTGCAGTGCACCGCAGCCGACGATCTCGCCGGCCAGCTCGGCGACCCAGAACTCCTGCACCGCCTCATACAGCGTGACCAGGTTCTTTTCCAGCAGAATCCGGCCTGCATAGATGTCGACGAGCTCCTTGATGGCCGGCACATCGGATGTACTGGCCCGACGAACCGTCACGTGTTCAACCACCTCGCTCACAGCTGCGAGAGTATCGGCATGGGCTACCGATATTCTGTTGCGGTGCCGGGCCAATCAGATACCGATCCAGTGGTGCCCCGTGCGTCCGTCGCGAACGTCGCCAACCTGCTGACCGGTATCCGGTTTCTCCTCGTCCCCGTGTTCGTGGTGGCGCTGTTCGTCGAGGACGGGCATCAGACATTCTGGCGAACAATCGCTTTCGTGGTGTTCGCGGTGGCCGTCATCACCGACCATTTCGACGGGGCGTTGGCACGCGCCTACGGGATGGTCACCGAGTTCGGGAAGCTGGCCGATCCGATCGCGGACAAACTGCTCATCGGGTCCGCGCTGATCGGGCTGTCGCTGCTGGGCGACCTGCCGTGGTGGATCACCATCGTCATCCTGGTCCGCGAGGTCGGCATCACCGTGCTCCGATTGGCGGTCTTGCGCCACGGAGTGATCCCGGCCAGCCGCGGCGGCAAGCTGAAAACGCTGGTCCAGGCCGTGGCGATCGGACTCTTCATCCTTCCGCTGTCCGGCGCGTGGCTGCTGGTGGCGACCTGGATCATGTGGTTGGCCGTGGTGCTGACGGTGCTCACCGGCGTGGACTACGTGGTCTCGGCGGCGCGTGATTCCCGGACCCGTCCGGCAACCTGAGACATTCGGGAACCAGCGGGGACCCGATGGCGTTGATCCCTGTATGACGACACTGATGCGCGAGGTGATCGGCGACGTGCTGCGCGAAGCCCGGACGACTCAGGGTCGCACCCTGCGTGAGGTGTCCGATTCCGCGCGGGTCAGCCTGGGATATCTGTCCGAAGTGGAGCGGGGCCGCAAAGAGGCCTCCAGCGAGTTGCTCAGCGCCATCTGCGACGCCCTCGCGATCCCGATGTCGCGAGTGCTCTTCACCGCGGGTGAGCAGATGGCCCGCGACGAGGGCGGTGTCACCGGTATCGACGCCACCACGAAGGTCGTGATTCCGCAGGTTGTGTCCATGGCGGTGGCCTGACCGGGTGCGGAAACGATAGGTTGGCACCCAACAAGTTGCACACCGGCAGTTGCGCACACCCGAACACGTGAAGGTGGAATGAACCCATGGCCAATCCGTTCGTCAAGGCGTGGAAGTACCTCATGGCGCTGTTCAGCTCGAAGGTCGACGAGTACGCCGATCCGAAGGTGCAGATCCAGCAGGCCATCGAGGATGCCCAGCGTCAGCACCAGGGGCTGACCCAGCAGGCCGCCCAGGTCATCGGGAACCAGCGTCAGCTGGAGATGCGGCTGAACCGCCAGCTCGCCGATATCGAGAAGCTGCAGGCCAATGTCCGCCAGGCCCTGACCCTGGCCGATCAGGCCGCCGGCAGCGGCGACGCCGCGAAGGCCACCGAGTACACCAACGCCGCCGAGGCGTTCGCCGCCCAACTGGTCACCGCCGAGCAGAGCGTCGAAGACCTCAAGGCTCTGCACGACCAGTCGCTGCAGGCCGCCGGACAGGCCAAGAAGGCCGTCGAGCAGAACGCGATGGTCCTGCAGCAGAAGATCGCCGAGCGCACCAAGCTGCTCAGCCAGCTGGAGCAGGCCAAGATGCAGGAGCAGGTCAGCGCCTCGCTGCGGTCGATGAGCGAGATCGCCGCGCCGGGCACCACGCCCAACCTCGATGAGGTGCGCGAGAAGATCGAGCGTCGCTACGCCAACGCGATGGGCGCCACCGAACTCGCGCAGAACTCGGTGCAGGGCCGGATGATGGAAGTCCAGTCGGCCAGTGTGCAGATGGCCGGACACTCTCGCCTGGAGCAGATCCGTGCGTCGATGCGCGGTGACGCGCTGCCCTCCGGTGGCGCCGCCGCACCCGCGACGCCCGCCGCCAACCCGCCCGCCGCTGCACCCGAAAACCCGCTCCAGCAATAGGTTTGGTCATGGCGACGAACCCGAGGGCAGGGCGACCGCGCGGCTGGCGCGCGTTGGCCGAACGCGGCGTGCAGGGCGGGATAGACACCGCCGCCGAGTTCTCCGGCGCGCTCGCCCAGAAGCTCGCCGCCCTGGCAGATCCGCGCGCCAAGCTGCTGCGCAAGCGGCGCTGGGCGTTGCGGCTGGCCGTGTTCTTCGCTGTCAGCAGCCTGTTCTGGATCCTGGTGACCGCGGTGCTGGCGTCGTGGAGCACCCCGGTCTGGGCGCTCATCGTCACCGGGGTGGTCGCCGCCGGTGCCGCCTTCCCGGCCACGCTGCTGTTCCTGCGCTACCGGTGGCTGCGCGCCGAACCGCTGCCAGTTGGTCCGACCGCCCGCCGGATGCCGCCGTTCGGGTCCGCGGCACGTAAACCGATGGCCGCCTTGGCGTCCTCGGAACGGGGCTTGTTCTCCCTGCTCGGCGTGCTCGAACGAGGCCGGCTGCTGCCCGCGGGGGACTTGCGCGAGATCGCGGATACGGCCGGACAGACGGCAGCCACCATGGCGGCCACCGCCAATGAGGTGGTGGCGATGGAGCGGGCGGCCGGGGCATCCCCGCAATCGCGTGCCCATCTGACACCGACCATCCAGGCATTCAGCACGCAGCTGCACCAGGGCGCCCGCCAGTACGACGAAATGGTCACCGCGGCAGCACAGTTGGTGTCCTCGGTGAACGCGGGTGCGAACAACCCGCTGGCCGGCCGGCGCTACCGCGACGAGCTGGTCAATGCCACCGATCGTCTGCAGGGCTGGGCGCAGGCCTACAGCGAGTTGGGCCAATTGCGCGGGGCCTAGATGTCGTGGGTGCCCAGCTCCGCGGAATCCGGGCGGGGCCCGAACCGATCGACATAGGACTGGTGCTTGGCGGCATCGCGCTTGCGGGCCAACGCGTCGACCAGCGATGGGTCCAGGCCGTGGACCCGCAACATGTGCCGGCGCCAGATCTTGTTCAGCGCGTGCGAGAAGTAGACGAACGGGATCAGGATCGGCACCGTCATGCTCAGGTGGACGTACAACGTCGTCGGGATCAGCCAGAACGGCGCGAGGATCAGCACCGCCGGCACCAGTACCCGCAGCATCAGCCGTCGGGTGGCGCCCGGCCCGGCCAGGTCGTTGCGCACCCAGTCCAGCATCGAATCGGGCAGCCGCTTGCCCAGGCAGTAGCCGACCAGCTGGAAGAAGCTGGGTTTGGTCCTGCTCACAGGCTCGGGCGAAGCGCCGGGATGACCGCTCCCACCAGGCCCCGCACCATCGCCTTGGCGAAGTCGAACTGATCGAAGTAGTCCCGCCACAGGGTGATGCGGCCATCGTGCACCTCGAACACCCCGCACACCCAGAACTGCAGGCGGACCGGCCCGAACGCGAGTACGTCGGTGCGCTCGTTGAGCACGACGGCGCCGTCGGCGGCGGTGCGGTGGATGGCGACGTCGAAGGCGAACCCCGGGCGGTCCAGTGCCTTGAACACCTTGAGGGTGCGTTGCCTGCCACGGATGGTCGGGAATCCGACATTCTGATAGACGAGGTTCTCGTCGATCAGCGCGCCGGCGGTATCCAGATCGGGACCCCGTAGCGAGAACAGAAACTTCTCCACCGTCGCGATGTTGTCGGCTTCGGTGCTGGTGGGCGATACCTGCTCGGTCATACCCCACAGGGTAGATCGTCGGAGCTGTGGCAGGGTGGGCGCGTGAAAGTTGCCGTGGTCGCCGGGCCCGATCCCGGACATGCGTTCCCGGCGATCGCGCTGTGCCTGAAATTCCTGGCGGCCGGCGATACCGCGACGCTGCTGACGGGCCGGCAATGGCTCGACACCGCGCGGGCGGCCGGCGTCGAGGCCGTTCTGCTTGAGGGTCTGGACCTCGAAGTCGGCGATGACGACGGCGATGCCGGTGCGAAGATCCATCAGCGGGCCGCCCGGATGGCGGTCCTGAACGTCCCCGTCCTACGCGCGCTGGCAGCCGATCTCGTGTGCTCCGATGTGATCACCGCCTGTGGCGGGATGGCGGCCGAACTGATCGGCATCCCGTGGATCGAGGTCGTCCCGCATCCGCTCTACCTGCCGTCGAAGGGGTTGCCCCCGCTGGGGAGCGGGCTGGCCCCGGGTGTCGGCCTGCGCGGACGGGCACGCGACACGGTGATGCGGGCGCTGACCGCGCGTTCCATCCGGGCCGGGGACCGGGACCGGTCGGCCGCGCGCCTGGGCATCGGATTGCCCGGGCGGGATCCGGGTCCGCTGCGGCGGCTGATCGCGACGCTGCCCGCCCTGGAGGTGCCCCGCCCGGACTGGCCGGCCGAGGCCGTCGTCGTCGGCCCGCTGCACTTCGAGCCCACCGAGGCGGTGCTGACGCCGCCACCCGGACCGGGCCCGCTGGTCGTGGTGGCGCCCTCGACGGCGAGCACCGGTGCCGCCGGCCTGGCGGAACTGGCGCTGACCGCGCTGGGGCCCGGCCGCGGACTGCCCGACGGATTGCGGGTGGCGGTGTCGCGGCTGGCCGGTGCGCAGGTGGAGGTGCCGGAGTGGGCGGTCGTCGGGCTCGGCCGCCAGGACGAACTGCTGGCCGAGGCGGACGTGCTGGTGTGCGGGGGAGGCCACGGCATCGTGGCGAAAGCACTGCTGCACGGTGTCCCGCTGGTGACGGTGCCCGGTGGGGGCGATCAATGGGAGATCGCCAATCGCGTTGTGCGGCAAGGAAGTGGACGGCTGATCCGGCCGCTGACGGCCGATGCGCTGACCGCCGCGGTGGGCGCGGTGCTGGCTGACCCGGGATATCGGGCCGCCGCCGTCCGGGCCGGGGCCGGGGCGGGTGAGGTGGCCGATCCGGTACGGGTGTGCCATGACGCACCGGCGGCGACTCGGTAGGTTGTCGGCGTGCGCATCACCGAGTTCAACGAACGTGTCACCGGTCTGTTCGGTGGCGCCTATGGGGCCTCGGTGCTCGTCGATCACGTACTGAGCGCGCTGGGCGGACGCACCGCCGCTCAGGCCATCGAGGCCGGGGTCGAGCCACGGACCGTGTGGCGGGCGCTGTGCGCCGACTTCGACGTACCGCGCGACCAGTGGTGAGCGCTCAGGGTTGCGCGAGCACGCGGTCGAGGAACTCGCGTTGGTCGATCCTGACCTGCGGATCGAGGTAGATGGCGAAATGGCCGTACGGGTAGTGCCGTAATTCGCCGAGCGGCGCCCGTTGCGCGGTGGCAATGGTCGAGCCGGGAGGCGCGGTGGTGTCCTCGTCGCAGACGCACACCAGCACCGGCATGCGCAGCCGCGCGGCCTTGCGCACCGGTCGGTAGAACGGGAACCGCAGCATGAGCCGCGCCGCGAACTCGTTGCGCCAGCGTGAATCCGGCCCGACGATGGCCGCCAGGCCCGGTTCGGCGTCGGGGGCGGTCATGGCGGCCACCGTGCCGGGTGCGCCGACGGCCGGCACCAGCAGCGGTGCCGCGCCACGCCATGCCCGGATCTGATCGCGCAGCGCCAGCACGGTGATGCGGACCGATGTCGTCGGCGGAACCTTGGCCAGTGTCGGCAGGGCATCGGTGAACGGAGCCTGGGAGACGACCGCCGCGATGGACGGGTCATCGGCTGCGACGGCCAGGACGTGACCGCCGCTGAACGACGACCCCCACAGCGCGATGCGGGTGGGGTCGACACCGTCGAGCGTGCGGGCCCATCGCACGACCGCGCGGTAATCGGCGTGTTGGGCGGCGATGTCGATGACCTGGCGCGGTTCGCCGGTCGATGCGCCGAATCCCCGGTAGTCGAACAGCGCGACGGTGTACCCGGCTGCGCAGAACGCGTCGGCGTAGGCGGGCAGTCCGTCATCGCGGGTGCCGGAGAAGCCGTGGGCCATCACGATGCAGGCGGTGTCGCGGTCCGGCGAATCGGGGCGATACAGGTAGACCGCGAGGTGCTCACCTGCATGGGGCACTCGGAGATCTTCGCGCTGGGTCACGGGCAGACCATACCGGTCTGCGTCTCGCGGCGTGTCCGCTTGCCTTCGAACACCTGTTCGCTAACCTGGTGTTCGTTCGACCGAGAATTACTTGTCGGTGGCTGGCCCTAACCTGACAGCCAACCGACCGGAACCCCGGTCAACCGCACGACTACCGGAGAGGTACTCCCATGGCGCCACAGGCTCCTGACCGCGAAAAAGCACTCGAACTGGCGATGGCTCAGATCGAGAAGAACTACGGCAAGGGTTCGGTGATGCGGCTCGGCGACGAGGTACGCCAGCCCATCGCGGTCATCCCGACCGGATCCATCGCCCTCGATGTCGCGCTCGGTATCGGCGGGTTGCCGCGCGGCCGCGTCGTCGAGATCTACGGCCCGGAATCCTCGGGTAAGACCACCGTCGCGTTGCACGCGGTGGCCAATGCCCAGGCTGCCGGCGGCATCGCGGCGTTCATCGACGCCGAGCACGCGCTGGACCCGGATTACGCCCAGAAGCTCGGCGTGGATACCGATGCACTGCTGGTCAGCCAGCCCGACACCGGTGAGCAGGCCCTCGAGATCGCCGACATGCTGGTGCGGTCCGGCGCCATCGACCTGCTCGTCATCGACTCGGTGGCCGCGCTGGTGCCGCGCGCCGAGATCGAGGGTGAGATGGGCGACAGTCACGTCGGCCTGCAGGCCCGCCTGATGAGCCAGGCGCTGCGCAAGATGACCGGTGCGCTGAGCAACTCGAACACCACGGCGATCTTCATCAACCAGTTGCGCGAGAAGATCGGTGTGATGTTCGGTTCGCCCGAGACGACCACGGGCGGTAAGGCATTGAAGTTCTACGCCTCCGTGCGTCTGGATGTCCGGCGCATCGAGACCCTCAAGGACGGAACCGACGCCGTCGGTAACCGCACCCGCGTCAAGGTCGTCAAGAACAAGGTGTCGCCGCCGTTCAAGCAGGCTGAGTTCGATATCCTGTACGGCCACGGCATCAGCCGCGAGGGTTCGCTCATCGATATGGGTGTCGAGCACGGCTTCATCCGCAAGTCCGGCTCGTGGTTCACCTACGAGGGCGAGCAGCTCGGCCAGGGCAAGGAGAATGCCCGGAAGTTCCTGTTGGAGAACCCCGATGTGGGCAACGAGGTCGAGAAGAAGATCAAGGAAAAGCTCGGCATCGGTGCCGTGCTGACTGCCGACGATGACGTTCTCCCCGCCCCCGTCGACTTCTGAGAAGCCGGCCGAGCCCAAACGGGAGGAGCAGGCGCGGGACGTGTGCCTTCGCCTGCTCACCGTTCGGGCGCGCACACGTGCCGAGCTGGAATCTGCGCTGACCAAGCGCGGCTACCCCGACGATGTCAGTGCTCGCGTGCTCGACCGGCTGGTCGAAGTCGGGCTGCTCGATGACGCCGCCTTTGCCGAGCAGTGGGTGCACACACGCCGTGCCAATGCCGGAAAAGGTAAGCGCGCGTTGGCCTCCGAGCTGCGCACCAAAGGCGTCGACCCCGAGCTCATCGCCGAGACCCTCGACAGCGTGGACGCGGGGGAGTGGCGGGTGCGGGCGGAGGAGCTGGTGGCCAGCAAGCTGCGTCGCGAGAAGCTCGACGACGAGGTGAAGGTCACCAGGCGGCTGGTGGGCATGTTGGCCCGGCGCGGATACCACCAGGGGATGGCCTTCGACGTCGTCAGCACACAACTCGCCCAGGAGCGCGAACGCCGTTCGGTCTAGGCCACCTGCGTGGCGGTCAGACCAGAAAGCCACCGTCGACGTTCAAGGCGATGCCGGTGATGTAGCCGGCATCCGGTGACGCCAGAAACGCGACGGCGCTCGCAACGTCGCTTGTGTGGCCGTAGTGGCCGACGGCGAGCAGCGGAGTCATCTGTTCGGCCAGTGGGCCGTCGGCAGGGTTCATGTCCGTGGCGATCGGGCCCGGCTGAACATTGTTCACGGTGATCCCGCGCGGGCCGAGTTCACGGGCCAGGCCGCGGGTGAAGCCGGCGACCGCGGCCTTGGACAGTGCGTACACCGAAAAGGCGGGCACCGGAACACGATCGGCGTTCACGCTGCCGATGTTGACGATCCGGCCGCCCTTGCCCAGGTGGGGCACCGCGGCCTTGCTGGCGGCGAATACGCCGCGCACGTTGATGTTCACGATCCGGTCGAACTCCTCAAGGGTGAAGTCCTCGATGAGTGCCCCAGAGGCGACGCCGGCGTTGTTGACCAAGATGTCGAGACCGCCCAGCTCGGCCACCGTGGTGTCCACGGCGGCCGCGGTGGCCGCTGCGTCGGCGCTGTCGGCCCGGATGGCCACCACCTTTGCGCCGGCTGCGGTGAGTTCGGCTGCCAGGGCTTCGGCCGGTGCCGGCGAGGAGTTGTAGGTGAACGCCACGGCGGCGCCGTCGGCGGCCAGTCGGCGCACGATCTCGGCCCCGATGCCGCGGGAGGCTCCGGTGACCAGGGCCCGACGGCCGGCCAGTACTGGGGTGTGGGTGGTGTCGGTCATGACGTCCTCCGAAGGCTGGGTAGGTTCGTACAGGTCAAGCTCCACGGGGGCGCGATCATTCCGACTGTGATCCGCATCACATCAGGCCGCGCTCCAGCGTGCCGAGTAGTGCGAGCGCCGAAGCGATGTCGTGATCGCCGGAGCCCTTGAGTGCGTCACGCAGCAGCCCGGACCAGATGGCTCTGATGTGGGCCAGGTTCTCGGCAGCCAGGGCGGTCGACTGCAGCAGCGATTGGCGGTTGTCGGCGGGATCGGCGGAGCGTCTGACCAACTTTTTGGCCTCCAATGCGCGGAGCGCCCGGCTCAGATTGCTGCGCTGCAGCCCTGTCGCGGTGGCGACCACGCTGGGGCTGACCCCGGGGTGGTGGTCGATGAAGCGCAGCACCGTCACCTCGGTGGTCGAGAGGTCGAGGACCGCAGGGTCTGCGGCGGTGCGCTGTTTGATGGCGCGGGAGACCGCCATGACGACATCGGCCAGGTCGGCGAGCTGCTCGGTGTGACGCACTCGGGCTTGCATGGGGATGACTCTACCTGATAGTTATGTAATGATAATTATTATCCGATAACCATTTCTGGAGCTGCCCATGACGACCCCGGTCGACACCCCCGCGCGCACCGAGAGCGGACCGCGCATCACCACCGGCCTGCTGATCACCCTCGCGCTGCTGTCGGCGGTGGCACCGTTCGCCACCGATCTCTACCTGCCGGCATTCCCCGAAATGGTCGCCGATCTGCACACCTCACCGACGAATGTGCAACTCACCCTGACCACCTTCCTCATCGGTCTTGCCCTGGGGCAGTTGATCTTCGGGCCGCTGTCCGATCGCTACGGCAGGCTCCGGCCGCTGATCATCGGCGCCGCCATCTGCGTGGTCGCCAGCGTCGTGGCCATGTTTGCGTCGACCATCGAGGTGCTCATCGCCGCCCGGCTGGCCCAGGGCCTCACCGGCGCCGCGGGCATGGTGATCGGCCGCGCGATCATCTCCGACCTGGCCACCGGCCGGTCCGCCGCCCGGGCGTTCAGCCTGATGATGATCGTCGGTGGCCTCGCCCCGATCGCCGCCCCGCTGGCCGGCGGATTCCTGGTCGGCCCGCTGGGCTGGCGCGGCGCACTGGCGGTCATCCTGGTGCTGGTCGTGCTGATGCTGGTCGCCGCGCTGGTGGTGATCCGCGAAACCCACACCGAGGAACGGCGGACCGCACTGCGGGCCGACAGGGCCACCGCGGGCTCGCCGCTGCGGCAGCTGATCAGTCGTCGATACGTCGGCAACGTCGTCGCCTTCGGATTCGCGTTCGCCGTGATGATGGCCTACATCTCGGCCTCGCCGTTCGTCTATCAGACCATGATGGGGCTGAGTGCCGCGCAGTACGGCGCGGTGTTCGGAGTGAATGCCTTCGGTCTGCTGCTGATGAGCGCGCTGAGTGCCCGGTTGTCCGCCCGCACCGAGCCGCACACCCTGGCCGGCGTCGGCCTGGCGGTCATCACGGTCTCCAGCATCGGCGTGCTGGCCCTGTCCTGGACGGGCGTCCCGGCCGGCTGGCTGGCGATCCCACTGTTCAGCGCCGTGGCGGGGATGGGCCTGATCTTCGGCAATGCGACCGCGCTGGCGCTCTCGGCCGCCCCGCGGGCGGCCGGCACCGCCTCGGCCGCGCTGGGGGCCACCCAGTTCCTGCTGGCCGCCGCCGTCTCACCGCTGGTCAGTCTGGCCGGCGAGCGCACGGCCGGCCCGCTGGGCATCGTGATGGTCTGTTGCTCGGTGATCGCGGGTGCGGGCCTGGTACTGGCCCGCAATCAGACGCCGGGCCCGTCCTGAATGACGGGTCGGGCAGCCAGCGGCGCGGGTCCCTTCTTGGACCGGCGCAACCGGGCCTCGAGGCGGGTGGCCAAGGACGACAGGGCGAAGTTCAGCCCGATCATCAGGGCCGCGATGACGATGAGCGCGGGGATGTAGTTGCCGTAGGACGAGCCGATGCTCTGGCCCTGGCGCACCATTTCCACGAACGTGATCTGGTAGCCGATCGCGGTGTCCTTGAGCACCACCACCATCTGTGACACCAGCACCGGCAGCATCGAGGTGATGGCCTGCGGCAACTGGATCGAGCCCATGGTCTGGCTCCACGTCATGCCCAGCGCGGACGCGGCCTCGGCCTGTCCCCGCGGCAGTGAGTGCACGCCGCTGCGCACGATCTCGGCGATCACCGCCGAGTTGTACAGGGTCAGGCCGGTGATCACGCCGGCCAGCGCCAGGTACTCCGAGGGAAAGACGTTGTACTGCGCGAACAACGCGTAGGAGAACAACATCATGATGAGCACCGGCACGGCCCGGAAGAACTCCACGAAGGTCGCACACGCCCAGCTCACCACCGGGATAGGGGACAGCCTGCCCACCCCGAGCAGGCACCCGAGCACCAGCGCCAGCACGATGGACACCGCCGCCGCGGTCAGGGTGCCCTCGATACCGGGCAGCACATACGTCGTCCACAGGTCCGGGGTGAGGAAGGGCTCCCACTTGGCGGCGGTGAACTGTTCGGCGGCGGCGAACTTCCAGATCACCCAGCCGAAGATCAGTGCGAAGGCGACAACCGTCAGGCCGGCCAGCATCCGGTGCCGGACCCGGGCGCGCGGACCCGGTGCATCGAAGAGAACCGTCGCGCCGCTCACCTCAGCACCGCCAGTCGTTTGCCGAGCCAGCCGAACAGCAACCCGGTCGGCAACGTCAGGATGACGAAACCGATCGCGAAGATCCCGCCGACGAGCAGCAGTGCCGAGGTGTTCTCCACCATCTCCTTCATCAACAACGCCGCCTCGGCCACGCCGATCGCCGAGGCGATGGTGGTGTTCTTGGTCAGGGCGATCAACACCGAACCGAGCGGGATGATCACCGCGCGAAAGGCCT
It includes:
- a CDS encoding DUF5313 domain-containing protein, with the protein product MSRTKPSFFQLVGYCLGKRLPDSMLDWVRNDLAGPGATRRLMLRVLVPAVLILAPFWLIPTTLYVHLSMTVPILIPFVYFSHALNKIWRRHMLRVHGLDPSLVDALARKRDAAKHQSYVDRFGPRPDSAELGTHDI
- a CDS encoding phage shock envelope stress response protein PspM; translation: MATNPRAGRPRGWRALAERGVQGGIDTAAEFSGALAQKLAALADPRAKLLRKRRWALRLAVFFAVSSLFWILVTAVLASWSTPVWALIVTGVVAAGAAFPATLLFLRYRWLRAEPLPVGPTARRMPPFGSAARKPMAALASSERGLFSLLGVLERGRLLPAGDLREIADTAGQTAATMAATANEVVAMERAAGASPQSRAHLTPTIQAFSTQLHQGARQYDEMVTAAAQLVSSVNAGANNPLAGRRYRDELVNATDRLQGWAQAYSELGQLRGA
- the clgR gene encoding transcriptional regulator ClgR; this translates as MTTLMREVIGDVLREARTTQGRTLREVSDSARVSLGYLSEVERGRKEASSELLSAICDALAIPMSRVLFTAGEQMARDEGGVTGIDATTKVVIPQVVSMAVA
- a CDS encoding amino-acid N-acetyltransferase, with the translated sequence MSEVVEHVTVRRASTSDVPAIKELVDIYAGRILLEKNLVTLYEAVQEFWVAELAGEIVGCGALHVLWADLGEVRTVAVDPKVRGHGVGYRVVDQLLKVARDLHLSRIFVLTFETEFFGRHGFTEIDGTPVSAEVFEEMRRSYDTGVAEFLDLSYVKPNTLGNTRMMLNL
- the pspA gene encoding phage shock protein PspA, which codes for MANPFVKAWKYLMALFSSKVDEYADPKVQIQQAIEDAQRQHQGLTQQAAQVIGNQRQLEMRLNRQLADIEKLQANVRQALTLADQAAGSGDAAKATEYTNAAEAFAAQLVTAEQSVEDLKALHDQSLQAAGQAKKAVEQNAMVLQQKIAERTKLLSQLEQAKMQEQVSASLRSMSEIAAPGTTPNLDEVREKIERRYANAMGATELAQNSVQGRMMEVQSASVQMAGHSRLEQIRASMRGDALPSGGAAAPATPAANPPAAAPENPLQQ
- a CDS encoding glycosyltransferase; translated protein: MKVAVVAGPDPGHAFPAIALCLKFLAAGDTATLLTGRQWLDTARAAGVEAVLLEGLDLEVGDDDGDAGAKIHQRAARMAVLNVPVLRALAADLVCSDVITACGGMAAELIGIPWIEVVPHPLYLPSKGLPPLGSGLAPGVGLRGRARDTVMRALTARSIRAGDRDRSAARLGIGLPGRDPGPLRRLIATLPALEVPRPDWPAEAVVVGPLHFEPTEAVLTPPPGPGPLVVVAPSTASTGAAGLAELALTALGPGRGLPDGLRVAVSRLAGAQVEVPEWAVVGLGRQDELLAEADVLVCGGGHGIVAKALLHGVPLVTVPGGGDQWEIANRVVRQGSGRLIRPLTADALTAAVGAVLADPGYRAAAVRAGAGAGEVADPVRVCHDAPAATR
- a CDS encoding alpha/beta hydrolase; its protein translation is MTQREDLRVPHAGEHLAVYLYRPDSPDRDTACIVMAHGFSGTRDDGLPAYADAFCAAGYTVALFDYRGFGASTGEPRQVIDIAAQHADYRAVVRWARTLDGVDPTRIALWGSSFSGGHVLAVAADDPSIAAVVSQAPFTDALPTLAKVPPTTSVRITVLALRDQIRAWRGAAPLLVPAVGAPGTVAAMTAPDAEPGLAAIVGPDSRWRNEFAARLMLRFPFYRPVRKAARLRMPVLVCVCDEDTTAPPGSTIATAQRAPLGELRHYPYGHFAIYLDPQVRIDQREFLDRVLAQP
- the recA gene encoding recombinase RecA, producing the protein MAPQAPDREKALELAMAQIEKNYGKGSVMRLGDEVRQPIAVIPTGSIALDVALGIGGLPRGRVVEIYGPESSGKTTVALHAVANAQAAGGIAAFIDAEHALDPDYAQKLGVDTDALLVSQPDTGEQALEIADMLVRSGAIDLLVIDSVAALVPRAEIEGEMGDSHVGLQARLMSQALRKMTGALSNSNTTAIFINQLREKIGVMFGSPETTTGGKALKFYASVRLDVRRIETLKDGTDAVGNRTRVKVVKNKVSPPFKQAEFDILYGHGISREGSLIDMGVEHGFIRKSGSWFTYEGEQLGQGKENARKFLLENPDVGNEVEKKIKEKLGIGAVLTADDDVLPAPVDF
- the recX gene encoding recombination regulator RecX, translating into MTFSPPPSTSEKPAEPKREEQARDVCLRLLTVRARTRAELESALTKRGYPDDVSARVLDRLVEVGLLDDAAFAEQWVHTRRANAGKGKRALASELRTKGVDPELIAETLDSVDAGEWRVRAEELVASKLRREKLDDEVKVTRRLVGMLARRGYHQGMAFDVVSTQLAQERERRSV
- a CDS encoding DUF3046 domain-containing protein, giving the protein MRITEFNERVTGLFGGAYGASVLVDHVLSALGGRTAAQAIEAGVEPRTVWRALCADFDVPRDQW
- a CDS encoding limonene-1,2-epoxide hydrolase family protein — encoded protein: MTEQVSPTSTEADNIATVEKFLFSLRGPDLDTAGALIDENLVYQNVGFPTIRGRQRTLKVFKALDRPGFAFDVAIHRTAADGAVVLNERTDVLAFGPVRLQFWVCGVFEVHDGRITLWRDYFDQFDFAKAMVRGLVGAVIPALRPSL
- the pgsA gene encoding CDP-diacylglycerol--glycerol-3-phosphate 3-phosphatidyltransferase is translated as MPGQSDTDPVVPRASVANVANLLTGIRFLLVPVFVVALFVEDGHQTFWRTIAFVVFAVAVITDHFDGALARAYGMVTEFGKLADPIADKLLIGSALIGLSLLGDLPWWITIVILVREVGITVLRLAVLRHGVIPASRGGKLKTLVQAVAIGLFILPLSGAWLLVATWIMWLAVVLTVLTGVDYVVSAARDSRTRPAT